In Nocardioides sp. JQ2195, a genomic segment contains:
- a CDS encoding phospholipase D family protein, with the protein MDQLAPPNGAKFDRAVATTFALDLTATLLPALAFTGFHLASGTSDPIATLESIRSTADRIDVFCQAGAIGVPEKSPDLLAFLEPMVHPVRPPSSHGLFHPKVWFIRYVDDAGPPSYRLLVLTRNLTMDSSWDLAVRLDSESIAKKTQPASAALRDFLVSLPDRATPSLSGARRKAISELADEAGRIVWELPPSAEQAVLHYLNPNRKRSTDFSGARHLVVSPFVDAAGLSRIRPKGEIQILSRAEELEKLETVTTSRLKARVLDELAVSQEVEGSRLGGQLHAKMYVVEQSQNWSKSHVFIGSANATGAAFTNNTEFLVEIRGHKNHFGIERFLGDDGTFMAMTEPYQPTEAEVDEAEDALQRELENAVRRVAGMTFSVEVISSGTDDTHDLHLTSEKPFSLEPGWHATVELLTLPEHGAPVGPGVALDTVVPAVPTPDITPFLAIRVVSPTGLLASTVVVAALINEPKDRLDVVLARQMDSPDKFLRFLFFLLSLGKPAALVDRASTRSTGTGGASPFGEGGSGVLEMVLGALATRPEALADLDALVARLEGTEAGRKALPEGFSEFWSVVRDAATANKELA; encoded by the coding sequence ATGGACCAGCTGGCACCACCTAATGGAGCCAAGTTCGATCGCGCGGTTGCGACGACCTTCGCCCTGGACCTGACTGCGACACTGTTGCCCGCGCTCGCCTTCACCGGGTTCCACCTTGCGAGTGGCACATCCGACCCGATCGCAACACTCGAGTCGATCCGCAGCACGGCAGATCGAATCGACGTTTTCTGTCAGGCCGGCGCGATCGGTGTTCCCGAAAAGTCACCCGATCTCCTCGCATTTCTCGAACCGATGGTGCACCCTGTGCGTCCTCCCTCGAGCCATGGGCTCTTCCACCCGAAGGTTTGGTTCATTCGGTATGTCGATGACGCAGGCCCGCCGTCGTACCGACTCTTGGTGTTGACCCGCAACCTGACCATGGACTCGTCGTGGGATCTGGCGGTGCGTCTCGACTCCGAGAGCATCGCAAAGAAGACCCAGCCGGCGAGCGCAGCGTTGCGTGACTTCCTGGTGAGCCTGCCGGACCGTGCGACTCCTTCGCTGAGCGGCGCCCGCCGGAAGGCGATCTCCGAACTGGCCGACGAGGCAGGGCGCATTGTCTGGGAGCTGCCGCCCAGCGCCGAGCAGGCGGTGCTGCACTACCTGAATCCCAATCGCAAGAGGTCGACTGACTTCAGCGGAGCCCGCCACCTCGTTGTCTCCCCCTTCGTGGACGCCGCCGGCCTCAGTCGCATTCGACCCAAAGGGGAGATTCAAATTCTGTCCCGGGCTGAAGAACTCGAGAAGCTCGAAACTGTCACCACCAGTCGCCTCAAAGCACGAGTCCTCGACGAACTGGCCGTGTCACAGGAAGTCGAGGGGTCACGACTCGGCGGTCAGTTGCACGCGAAGATGTATGTAGTCGAGCAATCCCAGAACTGGTCGAAGTCTCACGTGTTCATCGGCTCAGCCAATGCGACAGGCGCCGCCTTCACCAACAACACCGAATTCTTGGTCGAGATCCGCGGACACAAGAACCACTTCGGCATCGAACGATTCTTGGGCGATGACGGCACCTTCATGGCGATGACTGAGCCCTATCAACCGACCGAGGCAGAGGTCGATGAGGCCGAAGACGCCCTCCAACGCGAACTCGAAAACGCCGTGCGTCGTGTGGCCGGCATGACCTTCTCCGTTGAGGTGATCAGCTCCGGCACGGATGACACTCACGATCTGCACCTGACCTCCGAGAAACCGTTCAGTCTCGAACCCGGTTGGCACGCCACCGTCGAATTGCTGACTCTGCCCGAGCACGGAGCGCCGGTAGGACCCGGCGTAGCCCTCGACACTGTCGTGCCCGCGGTTCCCACTCCTGACATCACGCCGTTTCTGGCCATCCGAGTGGTGTCGCCGACAGGTTTGTTGGCGTCCACGGTCGTCGTTGCTGCACTCATCAACGAGCCCAAGGATCGACTCGACGTAGTCCTGGCCAGACAGATGGACAGCCCTGACAAGTTCCTCAGGTTCCTCTTCTTCCTGCTCAGCCTGGGGAAACCGGCCGCACTGGTCGACCGTGCGTCCACACGATCTACCGGAACCGGCGGCGCCAGTCCGTTCGGGGAAGGCGGAAGCGGCGTTCTCGAGATGGTGCTCGGCGCCCTCGCGACCCGCCCCGAGGCGTTGGCCGATCTGGACGCCCTCGTCGCCCGTCTCGAGGGAACCGAGGCTGGCCGGAAGGCGCTCCCGGAGGGATTCAGCGAGTTCTGGAGTGTCGTTCGAGACGCAGCCACCGCGAACAAGGAGTTGGCATGA
- a CDS encoding DUF6361 family protein produces MPSLIAWLDSTPAEQKAARELIAMFNDKESRDELGIGPIRDAFSDLLFPGTSVLQTRARYYLFIPWCYMANNVTRQAGPTHRTKGRANERALIKALHGSSSQDKAGLIGARAGVNVRNLPSDIYWTGMLRYGVREHRGSIGALTLPSSGAEGATELTQRSPAEWNRTVPPAPQGFPDRVEEAFAMTAEEASWLKERIVTSTQDTVLAHLLEQDQPIAQDSLAPWYAVSESKFEELHHARMFSSVMQGAALLYNLLIAERFQEHGLAEDDSDRPAEFRERLTEWHQELRATSEGALRTWDLERMWVITKGSNPNIQRRAQEFVNSWVNGLRTATDTADDSVLRALVEEREKRKGAQSRLKNEKMLAAWSGESGTGRLTYRWGTVKTIVNDIQNGLDRAGA; encoded by the coding sequence ATGCCGTCACTGATTGCTTGGCTGGACTCAACACCGGCAGAGCAGAAGGCAGCCCGCGAACTCATCGCCATGTTCAACGACAAGGAGAGCCGCGACGAATTGGGAATCGGACCGATTCGCGATGCGTTCAGCGATCTCCTCTTCCCCGGCACTTCCGTGCTGCAGACTCGAGCGCGCTACTACCTCTTCATTCCTTGGTGCTACATGGCGAACAACGTGACTCGACAGGCCGGCCCAACACATCGGACAAAGGGGCGCGCAAACGAAAGGGCTTTGATCAAGGCCCTGCACGGATCAAGCTCCCAAGACAAGGCTGGGCTGATCGGTGCTCGAGCCGGTGTCAACGTGCGCAACCTGCCGTCCGACATTTATTGGACCGGCATGCTCCGATACGGCGTCCGCGAGCACAGGGGCAGCATCGGTGCCCTCACGCTGCCCTCCTCCGGGGCGGAGGGTGCTACCGAGCTCACGCAGCGCTCTCCCGCAGAGTGGAATCGAACGGTTCCCCCTGCTCCACAGGGCTTCCCCGACCGGGTTGAGGAAGCCTTCGCCATGACAGCCGAGGAGGCAAGTTGGCTCAAGGAACGCATCGTCACCTCAACTCAGGACACTGTGCTCGCACACCTCCTTGAGCAGGATCAACCTATTGCTCAAGATTCACTCGCCCCTTGGTACGCCGTCTCAGAGTCAAAGTTTGAGGAACTCCACCACGCCCGGATGTTCAGCAGCGTCATGCAGGGCGCCGCGCTCCTCTACAACCTGTTGATCGCGGAACGTTTCCAGGAGCACGGATTGGCTGAAGACGACTCGGACCGGCCGGCCGAGTTTCGCGAACGGTTGACCGAATGGCATCAGGAACTGCGCGCAACGAGCGAAGGCGCTCTGCGGACCTGGGACCTGGAACGGATGTGGGTGATCACGAAGGGTTCTAACCCCAATATCCAGCGTCGTGCTCAGGAGTTCGTGAACAGTTGGGTCAATGGGCTTCGCACGGCCACCGACACCGCAGACGATTCTGTGCTCCGCGCCCTGGTCGAGGAGCGCGAAAAACGCAAGGGTGCCCAGTCCAGGCTCAAGAACGAGAAGATGCTTGCGGCTTGGTCCGGGGAGTCAGGCACAGGCCGTCTCACGTACCGATGGGGCACCGTAAAGACCATCGTCAACGACATTCAGAACGGGCTCGACCGTGCTGGCGCCTGA
- a CDS encoding AAA domain-containing protein, with amino-acid sequence MSDEAQTGSRVSLHPTTMELAEALARDAAKRVEITHSDANWLAIEEVSSTITFVEAEGDELRIVPFLGDADAITTRPFVREVRASWLDGERELVVDVSALSSYADRGQVIDLMHAALDARAQSPEDSKSVSVPLSATAEPDVAGAYEEVNFDEPAIEAVVDEPGEDAPPVIDAQLRADVSAQWSWASSSARIPQISDLTVALSEPLAQARISVRVHDSDLEFGTKVAFEGPLPAGTTAVGSINVPLSARVMSQVEERRSAECVISLEDVATGRALSRFEEAVDLQPRDLWFWRGDPRRSEQRVRMRQRVEELVSLLEAEPDSPDSEALARELEELVQQLEVDNASSTLLSRSLLASFVRPNHPEIAKVAREAAALLGETTGDASFFAYQIGDVAQAEDRADATVTAVYEALRARSIAYAEPPPGWDYRGDGQRIRDHGAVAKSGLGTCMDTTVLTAAVLEQVGLHPVLVLISGHIFIGYWRRDPLPEKGSMPEWYPGTPVIGNREAVSSLVDGGWLGVIETTAFTAGQDAPAAEARALARHSVSRGLGDGFLELIDLAAARQAGVSPLPAINERADGITEIVEYRPGSSASVTEVPTEALDTTPLERQIDNHPARYRTWKSSLFSLNAKNALLNLGSNARVQPLVLPPEGLGILEDKLNQDVSFKLCSGYDIPEVWRARDIANALQLLESSTPEGREELVSHLKDRRLYVQRIGRSGGKSAPLTEATFSKEIRSMAHRAKSARDERGMNPLFLCLGLLRWPHKDGVFAEAPLILVPVDIGVARGRQEFTLKLDSSQQTTPNAALIEWLRREHGLFIPGLAEPLADRAGIDVDAVLGEVRDAIAVRGLPLEVSGGARLAMLDLSAFRMWQDLNLNADHFVERPLVNHLVHTPTETFEDPAIEAVDDAADESAVEDGLDRLETPIPADATQKRAVLWAREGRTFVLQGPPGTGKSQTITNMVAECLLSGLRVLFVAEKGTALAVVQRRLDEIGLGPFTLNLHHEGSNAAEVRAQLKRSLTATVLPDNTAMESARRQLRNAHFELIQYPERLHKTNAAGLSAYGAHDELLVLKDGPVMPVPSTVVAHRAEQVAALKDLFADLQRWTSAAGVRPDQPWRLAGVGKGDPFDVEAASAAVRDILAGHAWTASTTGAVGDALGSVTHPSQLEMLAEAANPELPEGDELTGLLEVAWSTRAARTLDDAEKAIREWSQRMHGFPSEVLGLDLHAISLQLEGATASGFMGRKNRQTAAIAPLARLAPPGFDLNPINAVAILRDLMAVQAVGEQVRRSVGAIPGLSASVPGNAFPPGALVPARSRLMELEQLTSGLRANDEWTKRVHALAGSGDLRAQSAALSSYAEAWSRLRDELSIQDSDLEAWINGTSLSVAIERHEQSWQRDVEFERLVPLQRWCTLVRKLEPMRDAGLGDARVELLEGRLPAHTAEDALARGVARASLEERINAEGLDRFDAVAHDQRVNSYSEAQGRVRLQWVTDGPANILARRGGGGGGRGAGSGALARELEKTTRKLGTRPILRKHGEAVQELTPLVLCSPSSVVDLIEPGVMEFDLVIFDEASQITVPEAVGALGRARAAVIVGDSKQMPPTRKVGGGAVDDEIDDPDFEEIVEDQESILSECELARVPTLSLNWHYRSQDEALIAFSNRTYYRGELSSFPTPSLLSSETGLEFRQVHWPENDDKGMYLRAGAKKVDLGNGVVAGSNTNPFEAMEIVQYIHDLVHASERLPSVGIVTFNEQQRQLIEELLHASTDPKVIDVLDEGKMGRGEALFIKALEQVQGDERDYVVFSIAFSKQANGKVPTNFGPLSNAGGERRLNVAVTRARRKNVVFCSFNPASTELDVSGSSFQGPKDLKQFLMDARAAGNQNDVAEPANRIAIRDRHRDDIASALRDAGLHVMSDVGLSNFRLDLVLARPENPERPILPVLLDGESWQQRVTVSDRDVLPVEVLQNLMGWPTVARIWWPMWLQNRDEVISRVLAEVDRAEATLDAANSVEPDPAPATPLSETTPIAPPPTADARTSELPSMLASGQPERVAVEEVEDGLSSESWDPNRDGWTPGPADVGSSHEAAIRGSATTAGSHAAQTDSGSITEFIPAHTTVIGSKEVLDRLPDRDAATIVREQVLDVIETEGPVELGRLARVVARRFNLNAVRSARVADIVRLIPRAQVHKSRKFGDFAWPPDMDPESWHGFRLAGSDGSRTLHEIAPQEISNAMLAVLEEYPADELGDDLLRRTAELFGIARLGANVRARLEAVHAQLPEDGDHR; translated from the coding sequence TTGAGTGATGAGGCGCAAACAGGCAGCAGAGTCAGCTTGCACCCGACCACGATGGAACTGGCTGAGGCGCTTGCGCGTGATGCCGCCAAACGCGTCGAGATAACTCACAGCGATGCGAACTGGCTCGCGATCGAAGAAGTGTCCAGCACTATCACCTTCGTCGAGGCAGAAGGCGATGAGTTACGCATTGTTCCGTTCCTCGGGGACGCCGATGCCATCACGACGCGGCCTTTCGTACGTGAAGTCAGGGCGTCATGGCTCGATGGTGAACGTGAACTCGTCGTCGACGTATCGGCCCTCTCCAGTTATGCCGATCGTGGACAAGTCATCGATCTCATGCATGCCGCTCTCGATGCGCGGGCGCAGTCGCCAGAGGACTCCAAGTCTGTTTCCGTCCCGTTGTCAGCTACCGCAGAACCCGATGTGGCGGGTGCCTACGAAGAAGTGAACTTCGACGAGCCCGCCATTGAAGCAGTGGTCGACGAGCCCGGCGAGGATGCTCCCCCTGTCATTGATGCGCAACTACGTGCTGACGTCAGCGCGCAGTGGTCATGGGCGTCATCATCGGCCCGCATTCCGCAGATCTCTGATCTCACAGTCGCCCTGTCGGAGCCCTTGGCGCAAGCACGCATCAGTGTCAGAGTCCATGACTCTGATTTGGAATTCGGAACGAAGGTCGCGTTTGAGGGACCCCTCCCAGCGGGAACCACCGCGGTTGGAAGCATCAACGTCCCACTCTCCGCCCGGGTGATGTCGCAGGTCGAGGAGCGGCGTAGTGCCGAATGCGTGATTTCCCTGGAAGACGTAGCTACTGGACGGGCTCTGTCGCGCTTCGAAGAGGCCGTTGACCTTCAACCCCGTGATCTGTGGTTCTGGCGAGGGGACCCGCGCCGCTCCGAACAGCGCGTTCGCATGCGTCAGCGCGTCGAGGAACTGGTGAGTCTCCTTGAAGCAGAACCTGACAGCCCCGATTCCGAAGCCCTCGCGCGTGAGCTGGAAGAACTTGTCCAACAACTCGAAGTGGACAACGCCAGCTCCACGCTCCTCTCGCGTTCTCTGTTGGCGTCATTCGTCCGGCCGAACCATCCCGAGATCGCCAAGGTGGCACGTGAAGCCGCCGCACTGCTGGGCGAGACGACCGGCGATGCCTCGTTCTTCGCCTATCAGATCGGAGACGTTGCACAGGCCGAGGATCGGGCTGACGCCACGGTCACTGCCGTCTATGAAGCACTCAGAGCTCGCTCCATTGCCTACGCCGAGCCTCCGCCCGGCTGGGACTATCGCGGTGACGGGCAACGCATCCGAGACCACGGCGCGGTCGCGAAATCTGGGCTGGGCACGTGCATGGACACGACAGTTCTCACCGCTGCAGTCCTCGAGCAGGTCGGCCTGCATCCAGTGCTTGTGCTCATTTCCGGGCACATATTCATCGGCTATTGGCGAAGGGATCCACTGCCCGAGAAGGGTTCGATGCCAGAGTGGTATCCCGGCACGCCGGTGATCGGCAATCGTGAAGCCGTCAGTTCTCTTGTCGACGGGGGCTGGCTAGGTGTCATCGAGACGACTGCCTTCACCGCTGGCCAGGACGCTCCGGCGGCGGAAGCACGCGCACTTGCGCGTCATTCTGTGAGCCGGGGGCTGGGCGACGGGTTCTTGGAGTTGATCGACCTGGCGGCAGCGCGCCAGGCCGGGGTGTCTCCTCTTCCCGCGATCAACGAGCGTGCCGATGGAATCACCGAGATTGTCGAATACCGGCCAGGGAGTTCCGCGTCCGTCACCGAAGTACCGACTGAGGCGCTTGACACCACTCCACTGGAACGACAGATCGACAACCACCCTGCCCGTTATCGCACCTGGAAATCTTCACTGTTCAGCCTGAACGCGAAGAACGCGCTCCTGAACCTCGGCAGCAACGCCCGAGTCCAACCACTTGTGCTTCCTCCTGAGGGGCTCGGCATCTTGGAGGACAAGCTCAACCAAGACGTGTCGTTCAAACTGTGCAGCGGTTATGACATTCCGGAAGTCTGGCGAGCCCGCGACATCGCCAATGCGCTGCAGCTCTTGGAGTCTTCGACGCCCGAGGGGCGGGAGGAACTCGTCTCCCACCTCAAGGACCGGCGCCTTTACGTCCAACGGATCGGCCGGTCGGGAGGCAAGTCCGCGCCGCTCACTGAGGCCACTTTCTCCAAGGAGATCCGCTCGATGGCGCACCGGGCGAAGTCTGCGCGCGATGAGAGGGGCATGAATCCGCTGTTCCTCTGCCTTGGTCTCCTACGTTGGCCCCACAAGGATGGTGTCTTCGCAGAGGCACCTCTGATCCTGGTTCCGGTCGACATCGGTGTGGCACGAGGGCGTCAGGAGTTCACCCTCAAACTCGACTCGTCCCAGCAGACGACGCCCAACGCAGCTCTCATCGAGTGGCTGCGCCGCGAGCACGGACTCTTCATCCCAGGACTCGCCGAACCTCTGGCAGATCGCGCAGGCATTGATGTCGACGCTGTTCTGGGCGAGGTCCGTGATGCGATTGCAGTGCGTGGACTTCCGCTTGAGGTGTCAGGTGGAGCAAGGCTCGCGATGCTGGACCTGTCTGCATTCCGCATGTGGCAGGACCTGAACCTCAACGCGGATCACTTCGTGGAGCGTCCACTGGTCAATCACCTTGTCCACACGCCCACAGAAACCTTTGAAGACCCAGCCATCGAGGCGGTGGATGACGCGGCTGACGAGTCGGCCGTGGAGGATGGGTTGGATCGGCTTGAGACGCCGATTCCGGCTGACGCCACCCAGAAGCGGGCGGTGCTCTGGGCACGTGAAGGACGCACCTTCGTGTTGCAGGGTCCTCCAGGAACCGGGAAATCGCAGACCATCACCAACATGGTCGCTGAGTGCCTCCTGTCAGGCCTTCGTGTCCTGTTCGTCGCTGAAAAGGGAACAGCCCTGGCAGTTGTCCAGCGACGGCTGGACGAGATCGGTCTCGGACCCTTCACGCTGAACCTCCATCACGAAGGCTCCAATGCTGCGGAGGTTCGCGCGCAGCTCAAGCGCTCGCTCACCGCGACGGTACTGCCGGACAACACCGCAATGGAGAGCGCCCGCCGACAGTTGCGGAACGCTCACTTCGAACTGATCCAATATCCTGAACGCCTGCACAAGACGAACGCCGCGGGACTCTCTGCCTATGGGGCACACGACGAACTCCTCGTCCTGAAGGATGGCCCTGTCATGCCGGTGCCGTCGACAGTTGTCGCCCATCGCGCCGAACAGGTGGCGGCTCTCAAGGATCTGTTCGCAGACCTCCAGCGGTGGACTTCAGCTGCAGGGGTTCGCCCCGATCAGCCGTGGAGACTGGCAGGGGTAGGCAAGGGTGATCCGTTTGATGTAGAGGCTGCCAGCGCTGCCGTGCGCGACATACTGGCGGGTCACGCGTGGACCGCGTCAACGACAGGAGCCGTCGGAGATGCACTCGGCTCGGTGACGCATCCGTCACAACTTGAGATGCTTGCTGAGGCGGCCAACCCCGAATTGCCTGAAGGCGATGAGCTGACCGGGCTTCTTGAGGTCGCTTGGTCGACTCGTGCCGCCAGAACTCTCGATGATGCGGAGAAGGCGATTCGAGAATGGTCGCAGAGGATGCACGGATTCCCTTCCGAGGTTCTTGGTTTGGATCTCCACGCGATCTCGCTTCAACTCGAGGGTGCCACGGCTTCGGGGTTCATGGGCCGCAAGAATCGCCAGACTGCCGCCATAGCGCCACTCGCGCGCTTGGCGCCTCCGGGTTTCGATCTAAACCCGATCAACGCCGTTGCGATTCTGCGAGACCTCATGGCGGTGCAGGCTGTGGGAGAGCAGGTTCGGAGGTCCGTCGGTGCCATTCCGGGACTGTCCGCGTCGGTCCCCGGCAACGCGTTCCCACCCGGCGCACTTGTTCCCGCTCGAAGCAGGCTGATGGAACTGGAGCAGTTGACATCTGGACTGCGCGCCAACGATGAATGGACCAAACGTGTTCATGCCCTGGCGGGCAGTGGCGACCTGAGAGCCCAAAGTGCTGCTCTCTCGTCGTACGCCGAAGCGTGGAGCCGACTGCGTGACGAATTGTCGATTCAGGACTCCGATCTCGAGGCGTGGATCAACGGAACATCCCTGTCGGTGGCCATCGAGCGCCACGAACAATCGTGGCAGCGTGACGTCGAGTTCGAGCGGCTGGTTCCGCTGCAGAGGTGGTGCACCCTCGTACGGAAGCTCGAGCCCATGCGGGATGCGGGACTCGGTGACGCCAGGGTGGAGCTTCTCGAAGGCAGACTTCCCGCTCACACAGCCGAAGACGCACTCGCACGTGGTGTTGCTCGGGCATCCCTCGAAGAGCGCATCAACGCTGAGGGCCTCGACCGCTTCGACGCGGTTGCACACGACCAACGGGTGAACTCCTATTCCGAAGCACAGGGACGCGTGCGTCTTCAGTGGGTCACCGACGGGCCGGCCAACATTTTGGCTCGTCGAGGCGGGGGCGGGGGCGGGCGCGGAGCCGGTTCGGGTGCTTTGGCGCGTGAGCTCGAGAAGACAACCCGTAAGCTCGGAACTCGACCGATCCTGCGCAAGCACGGCGAGGCCGTCCAAGAACTCACGCCCCTCGTGCTGTGCAGTCCGTCGTCAGTCGTAGACCTCATCGAGCCGGGTGTCATGGAGTTCGACCTGGTCATCTTCGATGAGGCATCCCAGATCACTGTCCCTGAAGCAGTCGGTGCCCTCGGTCGCGCACGCGCCGCGGTCATCGTCGGTGACAGCAAACAGATGCCACCCACACGCAAGGTGGGTGGCGGCGCCGTCGACGACGAGATCGATGATCCGGATTTCGAGGAAATCGTCGAGGATCAAGAGTCGATCCTGAGCGAGTGTGAACTGGCACGCGTCCCCACTCTCAGTCTCAACTGGCACTACCGGAGCCAGGACGAAGCCCTCATCGCGTTCAGCAACCGCACTTACTACCGAGGCGAGCTCAGCAGCTTCCCGACACCTAGCCTGCTTTCGTCGGAGACAGGCCTGGAGTTCAGGCAGGTCCACTGGCCGGAGAACGACGACAAGGGCATGTATCTCCGTGCCGGAGCCAAGAAGGTCGACCTCGGCAACGGCGTGGTTGCCGGATCGAACACCAATCCGTTCGAAGCCATGGAGATCGTGCAATACATCCACGACCTCGTTCACGCCAGCGAACGCCTTCCTTCAGTCGGGATCGTGACGTTCAACGAGCAGCAGCGGCAACTTATCGAAGAGCTGTTGCACGCAAGTACTGATCCCAAGGTGATCGATGTCCTTGACGAGGGCAAGATGGGTCGCGGCGAAGCGCTCTTCATCAAGGCGCTGGAACAGGTCCAGGGAGATGAGCGTGACTACGTCGTTTTCTCGATCGCGTTCTCCAAGCAGGCGAACGGCAAGGTGCCGACGAACTTCGGGCCGCTGTCGAACGCGGGTGGTGAGCGTCGCCTGAACGTGGCGGTCACTCGAGCGCGCCGCAAGAACGTGGTCTTCTGCAGTTTCAACCCGGCATCCACGGAACTCGACGTGTCAGGTTCGTCATTCCAGGGACCGAAGGACCTCAAGCAGTTCCTGATGGACGCGCGGGCCGCCGGTAACCAGAACGACGTGGCAGAACCAGCGAACAGGATTGCGATCCGAGATCGTCACCGAGACGACATCGCTTCGGCACTCCGCGATGCTGGCCTTCACGTCATGTCTGACGTCGGACTCTCGAACTTCAGGCTCGATCTTGTGCTGGCTCGACCGGAGAATCCGGAGCGCCCGATCCTCCCCGTCCTGCTTGACGGCGAGAGCTGGCAGCAACGCGTCACAGTGTCGGATCGTGACGTGCTGCCGGTCGAGGTTCTTCAGAACCTCATGGGTTGGCCGACTGTCGCGCGGATCTGGTGGCCCATGTGGCTCCAGAACCGGGACGAGGTGATCAGCCGCGTGCTGGCAGAAGTCGATCGTGCCGAAGCAACGCTCGACGCTGCGAACTCGGTCGAGCCGGACCCGGCCCCAGCCACACCACTGAGCGAGACGACCCCGATCGCGCCCCCGCCAACGGCGGATGCTCGGACGTCCGAGTTGCCGTCAATGCTCGCCTCGGGTCAGCCCGAACGCGTCGCGGTCGAAGAGGTCGAGGACGGGCTGTCGTCGGAGTCGTGGGATCCGAACCGAGATGGTTGGACGCCGGGACCTGCGGACGTTGGTTCGTCGCACGAAGCAGCCATCCGGGGGAGCGCCACGACAGCTGGCAGCCACGCGGCACAGACGGATTCGGGCTCGATCACGGAGTTTATTCCGGCCCACACGACTGTCATCGGTTCGAAAGAGGTCTTGGACCGTTTGCCTGATCGCGACGCCGCGACGATTGTCCGTGAGCAGGTTCTCGACGTGATCGAGACGGAAGGACCCGTCGAGTTAGGGCGGCTGGCGCGCGTCGTTGCGCGCAGGTTCAACCTGAACGCGGTCCGGTCTGCTCGGGTTGCCGACATAGTCAGACTCATTCCTCGAGCTCAAGTGCACAAGAGCCGCAAGTTCGGCGACTTTGCCTGGCCGCCCGACATGGACCCTGAGTCGTGGCACGGATTCAGACTCGCAGGATCTGATGGTTCTCGAACGCTCCACGAAATCGCTCCTCAAGAGATTTCCAACGCGATGCTTGCTGTGCTCGAGGAATATCCCGCCGACGAGCTCGGGGATGACCTGCTCCGGCGTACTGCAGAGTTGTTCGGAATCGCTCGACTCGGAGCGAATGTTCGCGCGCGTCTCGAAGCGGTCCATGCCCAACTTCCAGAAGATGGCGATCACCGATGA